The Candidatus Cloacimonadota bacterium DNA segment TGGTTGGAAGCAAGCCTCCAATATGGAGAAGATTGATTGTTAAAGACAATATCAGATTAGATCAATTACATTCCGTTTTGCAGGTAGCAATGGGATGGTCTAATTACCATTTACATCAATATAGAGTTGGAAGCTCTTATATTGGAATTCCAGACACGGATTTTGATTTTGATGTAACAGATGAACGTAAGGTTTTTTTACAAGACATAATTTCTAATCCAAAAGAAAATTTTGCTTATGAATATGATTTCGGTGATGGATGGGAGCACAAAATCGTTCTCGAAAAAGTTCATTCTTTAGATTTTTCTGAATCACCTGCAATTATTAAAGGGAAAAAGGCATGTCCTCCAGAGGACTGCGGGGGTATTTGGGGATACTCCGATTTTTTGGATGCAATTCAAGATCCAAAACATGAAGAACATGAATCTATGCTCGAATGGGTTGGCGGGGAATTTGATCCTGATGATTTTGATAT contains these protein-coding regions:
- a CDS encoding plasmid pRiA4b ORF-3 family protein; amino-acid sequence: MNKKPKSLYQIKVTLVGSKPPIWRRLIVKDNIRLDQLHSVLQVAMGWSNYHLHQYRVGSSYIGIPDTDFDFDVTDERKVFLQDIISNPKENFAYEYDFGDGWEHKIVLEKVHSLDFSESPAIIKGKKACPPEDCGGIWGYSDFLDAIQDPKHEEHESMLEWVGGEFDPDDFDMNFINKKFNVKRDAL